A stretch of the Nitratireductor thuwali genome encodes the following:
- a CDS encoding type II and III secretion system protein family protein, whose translation MLAVAATGLLGSLAPSPAMAEQGVVKASANQRVKLGLNKSLVVDLPRDAYDILVANPSVADAVTRTARRIYLFGKQVGETNIFVFGPNGEQIASLDIAVERDVAGLEEYLERYIPNSDINVELLNDNVVLTGTVETPLDASRAAQLAQIFVSGGEATTGQYSQTAAAPSDGGGVAIDNPDSERRTSQIVNMLQIIGEDQVTLKVTVAEVSRTVMKQLGVDMLANGSVDGIRWSAFSDTPLGLGNGLSNAGAVLGGGGSLITSYIHAMEQAGVMKTLAEPALTAVSGEKATFRVGGEFNILDGRDIDSETGQVTDEHRKIEYGIGLEFQPTVLSAGRISLKVRTQVSEPTSQGNVSLAGGFTNGGHVKGGSIISIRKRLADTTVELPSGGSMMIAGLVQDDVRQVINGLPGLAKIPVLGTLFRSRDFVRNETELIIIITPYLSRPTQRTALARPDDNFNAASDGAGMFLGRVNRVYGTMKTNLPKGRYHGVVGYIYK comes from the coding sequence ATGCTTGCAGTGGCCGCCACCGGCCTGCTCGGTTCCCTGGCCCCCTCTCCCGCCATGGCCGAACAGGGCGTGGTCAAGGCCTCAGCCAACCAGCGGGTGAAGCTCGGGCTTAACAAATCGCTCGTCGTCGACCTGCCGCGCGACGCCTACGACATCCTGGTCGCCAACCCGTCGGTCGCCGACGCGGTCACCCGCACGGCGCGCCGCATCTATCTGTTCGGCAAGCAGGTTGGCGAGACCAACATCTTCGTCTTCGGGCCGAATGGCGAGCAGATCGCGAGCCTTGATATCGCCGTCGAGCGCGACGTCGCCGGCCTTGAGGAATATCTGGAGCGCTACATTCCCAATTCCGACATCAATGTCGAACTGCTGAACGACAACGTGGTCCTCACCGGCACGGTCGAGACCCCGCTGGACGCCTCCCGCGCCGCGCAACTCGCGCAGATCTTCGTCAGCGGCGGCGAAGCGACCACCGGCCAATATTCCCAGACCGCCGCCGCGCCCAGCGATGGCGGCGGCGTCGCCATCGACAATCCGGACTCCGAACGCCGCACCAGTCAAATCGTGAACATGCTGCAGATCATCGGCGAGGATCAGGTGACGCTGAAGGTTACCGTCGCCGAGGTGAGCCGGACGGTGATGAAGCAGCTGGGGGTCGACATGCTCGCGAACGGCAGCGTCGATGGGATTCGCTGGAGCGCGTTTAGCGATACGCCGCTTGGCCTCGGCAATGGCCTGTCCAACGCGGGTGCTGTGTTGGGAGGCGGCGGTTCGTTGATCACCTCCTACATTCATGCCATGGAACAGGCTGGGGTCATGAAGACCCTTGCCGAACCAGCGCTTACGGCTGTTTCCGGCGAGAAGGCGACATTCCGGGTCGGCGGCGAGTTCAACATCCTGGATGGCCGCGACATCGACAGTGAAACAGGTCAGGTCACCGACGAACATCGCAAGATCGAATACGGTATCGGCCTTGAATTTCAGCCCACGGTGCTGTCAGCGGGCCGTATTTCCTTGAAAGTTCGCACACAAGTCTCCGAGCCCACCTCCCAGGGTAACGTTTCATTGGCAGGAGGCTTCACAAACGGCGGACACGTCAAAGGCGGGAGCATCATTTCCATTCGCAAGCGTCTTGCCGATACGACAGTGGAACTGCCCTCCGGTGGTTCCATGATGATTGCCGGCCTCGTGCAGGACGATGTGCGTCAGGTGATCAACGGTCTTCCCGGCCTTGCCAAGATTCCCGTTCTCGGCACGCTCTTCCGCAGCCGCGATTTCGTCCGCAACGAGACCGAGCTCATCATCATCATCACGCCTTATCTCTCGCGTCCCACCCAGCGCACGGCGCTCGCCCGTCCGGACGACAATTTCAACGCCGCCAGCGATGGCGCCGGCATGTTCCTGGGCCGCGTGAACCGCGTCTACGGGACCATGAAGACCAATCTGCCGAAGGGCCGCTACCACGGCGTCGTCGGCTACATCTACAAGTGA